GTACAGGCTATTATTTTGTTCGGTCGTAAGGCTATAAAAGGGGAGTGTGAGAGCAAGAGTAGTCGACCCGTGTCTCTTCCTCTTGTAAGTTCCTCAGTTCTCACACAACCAGCTGAGCTCAGCAGAAGGAAAATGGGTGTGGTGGATCaacaggaggtggaggtggtggagtcgtgcatGGTGAAGCCGAGCGAGGAGACGCCTAGCCATGGACTCTGGCTCTCCCAACTCGACCTCAAAATGGTCAACAGAGGCCACACGCCGAACGTATACTTCTACAGTCCGGACTCCGGCGACGTCGACAACTTCTTCGACGTGGCCAGGCTGAAGGCGGCGATGGCCAAGGCTCTCGTGCCCTTCTACCCTCTCGCCGGCCGTCTGGGCGCGGACGGCGACGGCCGGCCAGAGATCGACTGTGCCGGCCAGGGCGTGCTCTTCGTCGTCGCTCGGTCGGACCTCACCGTCGACGGCTTCGTGGACTTCCAGCCGTCGCCGGAACTAAGGAGGCTCTTTGTTCCCCGCGTGGAGGACTCGCCGTCCATCATGTGCGCCATCCAGGTGACCTTCATGGGATGCGGCGGGGTGGCCTTGGGGACGGCGCTGCACCACGTAGCCATCGACGCCGTAAGCGCAGTCCACTTCTTCCAGACGTGGTCCGGCTTCTGCAGGgacggcgacgcggcggcggcggtgctggagCTCCCATGCCACGACCGCACCCTCCTCTGTGCGCGCTCCCCACCCGTCGTCCACCCCGACGCCCTCACTGTGTTCTCCTGTCCGAAGCTGAGCCTAGCAGTATCTGCCGAGCCGTCGGGGGCCGTGGTCAACAAGATCTTCGTCCTCTCCAAGGACCAGGTCGCCGCACTCAAGCGTGCCTGcaccagcggcggcgacggcggccgcgTGAGCACGTTCTGCGCCGTGAGCGCCCAAGTGTGGAGGTCATTCTGCACCGCCGGCCGGCTACCGACGGACGCCACGACACGCCTCACCTTCCCGGCCAACATCCGGGGCGCCCTGCGGCCGCCGCTCCCGGCCCGCTACTTCGGGAACGGGATCATCGTCCTGGGCGCCGCTTGCAAGGTGCGGGACATCGAGTCGGAGGAGCTGGGCTCCGTCGCCCACCGTATCAGCGGCGCCGTCCGCAGGATGGATGACGAGCTGGTGCGTTCGGCGATCGACTACCTGGAGATACACGGCAGCAAGCAGCCCCCGAGCAGCATGCCGGAGACGGAGCTGAGGGTGGTGAGCTGGCTGGGCATGCCGGTATACGACACGGATTTCGGGTGGGGGAAGCCCCTGGTGATGCACCGCGCCGTGCAGCAGCGCGCCGGGATGGTCTACCTCATGGACGGCGTCAGCGGGAGCGGCGGCGTGCGCATCCTCGTGTCTACGGAGGCTGCGATTCTAAACGACTTTCAGCACCTGCTATATGCCAACTTCTAGTTCTCTATGCTTTCAGAACCCTTCGGTATCACATGTCTGTATGTTTCCTATGCTTCCCCAAGCCTTGCTCAATGCCAACTTCTGGATTTAATTTTGTTTTTCATATTgatcgatgtaatttttattatgtttcggATGCTTCATGCTTCTTGTGATGAAGTTTTATAATAAATATTTGTTTTTTCTATACAGAAGTTATAACTCCTCTTCATGAAgttttttttaacacaatacaatAGCAGATCCTCACATACACGCTCCTTATGAAGGCATGCACGCACACCATACTTCTATGAGCAAGTACGAGATACAGAGTCGGTACAACATCTTGGGGTTTCTGCCACCAGTCGGCGGCATCGCGGATCAGCCTCGTCTCCTGTAGCCTTAAGGCCATAGGGGCGCAGTGGATCCCGACCCgttggcgggagggctccgtttttatatgtttctttgagttttgctagggtttgtatCATGCTCAGGAAAACAAGATGGCTACGGCTCCCTGATGATGGAATAAGGTTCTGCCGATTAGCCCTCGTcccggtggtgcgtctagcatcgtcagAAGGCATGTGATAGTGCGTGTCCAGTGGATCTCGCAGGATTTGACCGGTGCTTGTGCTCAGTGGCGGAGATAGGGGGACCaacagggccctgccccccctaacatcagagATGTAGTGCTAATTTGTCCATAAACAGTGTAAAAATTAGTGATTATTTGCTCTTAAAAGCCTATTTTCCAATGGCTTGACCCTTCCCAACCAGTTTTATTAGCATTCGGCCCTACTGATAAAATTATTTCGGCTCCTTCACTGCTTGAGCTTGTCTTTGGTGGATCCGTTCGGATCCGGTCCTCATGCGTCTATGTCAATGTGTCTTCGGGTCGGATCATTCTGATCTACACTTctcttcatcggcgatggttgcaattctggtgcactggtcctatggggccttagcacaacgacTTTCTGATTGTATACTACAGTAAGTTTGGCCCGACACCAgtgagggaggggtgatgacggtgGTGCTCCTTTGGCTCGCTTCGGTGGTTGtactcgtcgctaggtggtctacggatctggatgtaatttttttatttttggtgtttgttaTACTACCATAATTAATGATGAATAGATCGCAATTTTTCCCAAAAAGAAAATGATTCTATCACAATATAGGTAAATAGGCTAGAAATTCCATAACAAAACACAAAACCCCTAGTGGACCCGCACTAAACTAATAAATGGGAAATGATTGGGATCACCTGACGAATAACACTGCGTGTGTCCGCCGCATCTGTGGACGTTGGATCTGATTTTAATCAGATGACTCGGAAAAACATATTACTAGACTAGGTTTTGCAACCGAGTTGTTGTTGCAATCCCCCCACCGCAACAATAGGTGTGTTgtgggatctggatctggatcccctAGAGAGCAGTCGTCACCTATGCTCTTTCCGAGCTCCCTATCATGACGACTCCTCCTTGTGCTGCTTCGACCGACGGCAACACACCGACGAGGTTGCCAGCGTGGGCGTCGTATAGTTGCCACCTGCGTCCATCATGAACGTCGTTCATCAACGCGGTGCGTCTGAACTAGCTGCGTCCACCATGGCGCCGTCACCCCGAGGAAGCACCGGCCTTTCTTTCGGCTAACATGGCCGCTTCTTGCTGCTCGCTATCCGCTACGAGTTTCTGCAACAAGGTCTTTATTGCAAAAAAACAGTAACAagacctttgttgcaaaaaaaTTTACAACAAGATCTCTGTTGCAAAAAAGACTGTAACAAAACATCTGTTGCAAAAGTAATCCGCAACTTGACTTAGGTTGCAAAAATTTTCATAACATTACCTGTGTTGTGGAAAATTTCTGCAACACGACATGTGTTGCAATGGTAGAAGATGACCCTCGACGGCTTAATCCATTAGATCAGACGGCTGATCTTTTTAAAGATCCGCCAGCTGACGCATAGCAGCTCCCTAAAAATAGTCGTTAGATTGATTTATGTGATCATATACAATCTATCCGGTGGACCctgtcaggcaaaaagtataacACGTGCCCTACAATAGAGGAAAAGGGAAAATAATTTCGTACATGGAGATGATCCAGAAGGCACTACACGCCAAATGAAAAACTTCAATTCAGCAAAGGTAACATATTATACATTTTTTAAACTCACATTATACTTTTTTGGGGGAAATTTGTAGTTTTATTCCTTAGGTAATAGGATGACAATCAGCTGGCAAGAGTTCCTCGATACAAGGGGGACCTCTTGAAGCCAAACAGCAGTACACGACTCAGTATGACTGTAATTAGCCAAACAACTTGCTATCCTATTCTGAAACCTAGTCAGATTTTGGGGAATAAACTCCCGTGCTTTTATTAAAAACTTAATTTTCATTGCCAGATGACCATACGCCGACCAAGATAATGTATCGCCTGATAAGATGGACAAAGCCTTCGAAGAATCCGACTGCACATATACTGGTAGCTCCGTATGCTGACAGGTTAATGCCATACCTTCCATAATAGCATGTATTTTCATTTCCAGTGCGTTGTTACAGTTAAAAATAACTCGGTACGCTGCAAAAATCACAGTTCCATCTTCTCCGTGTCAGAACATACCTGCAGCCGCTGACCCATCAGAGGTGAAAACGAGCCGTCAACACTCAACAGATAGGGCAGCATGTCCAGCTGGAGGCCGAGGCCATGGTGTAGGTATAGGTACATTTGTGTTGAATAACATCCACGGCCATTTTACCTTTAATAATTTCCTCAGTACTGAACCTCCTAGCATGTGATAATGACCTCAGATAGCTATCCAGAAAGTCAGCACTCCTCTCGACTGTGGGTATTGTTTTACCATGCCCAATATCCGATCTCAGCTGCCAAATATGCCATATAAGAATGATTACCATGTCGCGACTCTGCTCCGTGCAGTTAGCAAGAACGTGCAGTAGCCATTCAGTGCCATTATCAATGAGCCGCTCATTTGATGGAAGTGGCCAAATTGCTCTCATCGCTTCCCATAGACCCCTCGCATGACCACAGGTAACCAATGCATGGAATGAACTTTGCTCCTCGATACCACAAATCACGCATGTACCTCGTGTAGCTATATGGCGGAAGCCTTGCACTGGTTGGTTGTGAGTGCACCGGTCGCCGCTTTCCATGCCTCACACGCATCTTTAGCGGCACCTTAGCGCGCCAAATAAAATTCCAGAACGAGCGCTCTCCACTTGGCTAAAGCTTGGGTAGTGGCGGGGGCTACATTTCTAGGAAACATTTTACCAGGAGAGTGATTCCCTTTTCGGACCTTTGTGGCCCTGTACCATTTTACAAAAaccttgttcttctccttcttatttaatgagatgaggcaaaggtTTTGCCTCCATTTAAAAGAAATGACAAGGAAACGAGGTCAGAACTGGATAGTTGCGGTTACGACTTCAATAGATAAAGGAAGGCAATAAATCCCCACACCGTTGAAGGCCTCCAAAGTATGTTGACTAGACATAATATATTAGTAAAAATACTTAGAATGGCAAGGGAAAGGTTCGAAGAAGGTGACTATCATGATGTGAAATTAAAAACAGTCAATAAGAGACAGATGATAGACAATAACATGTCATCAACATGTGAAGTGGAAAGCCTTAATGTCAATGATACAACGGAAAATGGAAGTGAAGTGACATCATTGCTTAGAACACGAATACACCAAACATGGGTGCAGGCACTACTTTCCCCTAGAAGAATATCTGAGAACCACCCAAAATTTGTAGATATGTAGTATTCATTACTACTCCTATTTCCCTATGGAGAAGACAAGTATAGAGATAAAAGTACCACGCATATCAACAGAAGGTGCAACTTGCAAGAGAAGGCATGTTACAATGCTCGAGTACTATCGATATCAACTACAACAATACAACAACCAATCGATGcattcgttgtgttgtgatcacctTGCATGTATTTCACTGTTCAGCCTGGACTAGATCGATCAGAAGGCATCAAGGAAACCTAAGAATAGACCTATATGTTCTTTTTGCAGGATGCAATTGACAGGGGAGATAAGGTTGCCCAAGTAGGAATGAGGATACTACTATCGTCGAGAATCATTGCTCTTTCATTTTATTTAGGGACCAAAATGTTACGTTGCAATGCTTGCTTTACACCCCAAGACCCTAACTCAACTTCAATTATATTTGCATACAAACCAAAAATAGTGTATTCATGGCAAAAATAAAATCTGTAGCCTATGCAACATAGCTTTGTTAAAAAAGGTGCCTGCACAAAATCATAGTTCTTTAATAGTTAATCAAACCAGTTAAATTTAACAAACGGATTTACTAGAGAAATCTCACATGAATAAGATATTTTAATATCTGTTAATGTAACATTTTGACTTGTAAatgtagcttatacattatacttcTAAATAAATTTCCAATAGTGAAGGATAAAACACAAATAAACTAATATAAAACCAAATTTACATGAATATACATTCTCTAGAATTAGATTGATTGTAATTAAAAATCATATTAATGTAAATAACCAAATACATAAGTATCTTAATGATCTTTCAAATAATATTAAACAATAAAATAGATAATACACTGTAAAGACGATGCCCGCGCATTTGCTCGGGCAGTTAAGACAAAAGTAATAcgtagagtaaataaaaatggacgaAATACATACAATGTGTACTTCGTAAAAGAAATTCACAGCCATATGTACCCCATTTACACGTCAGGAGTACTTCTTTAATAAATTGGCTGGCAGATTTCAGAGTCCCCCACAGAAATTATGTACTCAATGTCGGTGGTtgatttttttttcagaaaaaaaaagtgACCGCAGGCCCAACGCAATGTTGCTTTCTGAGCATAAAAATTGGCAGCCCAATTGAGTGGACCAGGCCAAGCACGCCCGAATGGCAAGATGCCAGCGGCCAGATTGATCACACTGATGCGTTACTTCCACTGCCATTAATTTTTGTCTCATGGTAGGTACTATTGATGAAACGAAGATGGGAGAACCTGGTTCATATAGAAAGCACGAGAGGAAGCTATACATGTTACTacctgtttttttccttttctggtgAGCAAGCGTGGCTGATTGCATACTAAATACCGACAGGATCATACTGGGACCGATCATGGTGTGGTGATAAGAGGAGGAGGAACAGTGCTGTTCAGACTCAACGTCGCCACGTGTAAGCAAGTATAATAAACTTATGTAAGCATGCTATAAGGGTtaaaatattactccctccattttaaaATATAGTGCGCCCACGCTTCTTCAGGTccaactttgatcataaatttaaccaacgagaccaactgcgacgggagaaaaaattatataattgaaaacttctttcaaatacgaattcactgatataatttttgcttccgtcgcaatcggtcttgatagttaaatttacggtcaaagttgaagcacggggatagagaaagcactacattatggaaaggagggagtatttttCTGCTGACATGGAGGGGGGAGAAGAGGAGCCAGCTGCAGCACGTGCTCCTAGACACTATCTaagagtgtgaggtgggccatatattAATGAAGTAGTACATTTTTGTATTTTACTATTGTAATTGCCGGCTATAATATTAATTATAAATGATATAGCAATGTCATATAGCcatcagctggctatactattaaccatgctctaaaagacaTGGGTGCCACGTACATTTACTAGAGTGGGTGGAGGCTCACGGTCTTGTCTGGCCTGAAAAGGCTTGGTCACGGATATTCAAAGCTGGTCCCCAACTCACATGCACCGGATGAATAGTAAAAAAGAACAATTGTTATAgagttcaaaaaattctgaatattTGCCCCCAAATATATTTGTGTCTTATACATGAGTGAAAACTTTACATGGAAAATATCTATGGTTCGTGAATTGGATTTTTCATAGAACAAAAACTGCAACACATGTCCTTTTACCATTATATTTGCACCAATGTAGTTATTTCGCTGATTTTTCCTGTTTTGCAAACTACCCATGCACCGAGGAAATGCTCCACGAATCTCCTCCTCCGTGTCACATGCAGCCACATGAGCAGGCGTGGCTGATTATACatgataaatttagaatcaaccgacAGGATCATACTGGGTGGCTATGGAAACTTCGCGataggaggaggacgacgatggaCCAGGAAGAGCAGTGCGGTTGAGATCCAACTCCGCGACGTGTACCTGCAAGCAGACACAGGGTGCTACTTAGTGGCTGGAGGCCCACTGTCTAGTCTGGCCTGAAAAGGTTCCTGCCTCACGGATTCAATGCTGCCCCTCATCTCACATGAACCGGATGCATAAGTAAAAATGCAATAGTTATAGAATTCAAAAACATCTCAATATttgacaacatgtctatgttttttAGATGCGtgaaaaatttcatgaaaaaaatacaTGTGTTGTGATTTGGATTTTCATTCTCATAAATTTGCACAAACGCAGTTAATTTTGCTGATTTTACTGTTTTCCAAACTAGACATACAACCACGTAAATCCTATTATAATCTCCTCCATTAATAGGAATAGAAACATGTGAATGCATGTTAGAACATTTTTGCAGAATTTGTATTGCGATTTTACATCCCAAATATGTTCTATAGACTTCAATTTTGCATTTCATTTATTGTAGGATCCAAAGACAAATATTGATGGTTAGTGTATGGTAAAGACAATAAAGTTGGATATTGGCCAAGTTCACTGTTCACTCACCTTAAGGATAAAGGGAACTTTTTGTTTTGGGGCGGGTAGGTTTCGGGTCCGACAGCTTCATCAGACTCTCCAGAATGGGCAGTGGGCACTTTGCCCATGAAGGGTATGGAAAAGCAGCTTTTATAAGAGACATCCAAATTGTTGATAAGAACAACAAGCTTGTTTGTCCGAATGAAAACAAAGATCTTGGTGGCAGTAGTTATACACTATTAGGGAaaaccatagcagtagcgcgggtattttCCCTATCAGTAGCGTGGGACGACGCGCtattgataaggcgctacagctaacgtgtagcagtagcgcctgtcgttccacgctactgctatacatggctagcagtagcacgctttagtgcagagcgctgctgctaatatctacaacgctttttagcaggaagcgctactggtaagggagcgctattgctaactttgttccccttgctactgctagttttattagtttctgtttttttctgcatatttgttttgtatttaaataggctttatacaatagtctttagcatatcatacacatacaaatgtaatcatagcatatacatacaaatagtctcatcaaatcatgccatcatcataatcatcatccaacacaaagtggtctctcatcatcatctcgaaaatagcgatacaagtctcgattacttgcaactacatcgtcatccatctaaacaatgatatacgcgagaagagctatcactttgagtgagagcggaactatgcagtacatgagttcgtatccctctctcgcattagcgtgaacctaaactaactactggctgtcgctcggaaaccgaaaaccggtacacctgggcctgacattcCGGCCACTCGTCATATACTCCtagcatagcacttcttcgccatcgatgatctatacacctgcatcgtcacatgagtcgatgatatgcaacatatatagttaagCAACATAAAGAGAcatacttggcaaaaatagaagcaacatatcataagcataaataacaaacccAAAATGCCCCGACTAGAGTGATATTCGCAAGtcaaggaggacggtttaattacatcacaaataaagtttcatcatgcataattcaaagtttcgtcatacagatagcatggactaaacggacacattgtcatatatcgacaatcactccatgtcgtgccatccatccaagtcagagaGATAGtcaccgagcttagtgaaaggcttcaggtcgagaagctgagcggctacgcgtgttcggGCGTCTTCCAGCGACATttttccttcttcgtagaacatctctgtttttccgacgacctccttcatgatgatttgggcaagttcgcgatggatgtgatagaactcagctcgaagtcgatgatcctcgatatctcctaagttctttgccATTGCAGAATataggcatcgccagatctaggtgacatgcgaaggttctggtgatcccgtctgtactccagcatgtggtgtaggacatagaatccatcattaagagaatcactcggttgctggatgtggcagaagtcggtcttatggccgaaggcggtcCCGCCAtcccttttcttcttgtccttgacctctccaccccgtgcgtcgtagtaaaacatagcactatcgagaacagacttgatgtgggtgtaatgctttttgttaatgttcttcgatgagtccaagtaaagagcgtgggagtatcggggatagaggatgatgaggacggcgcgcccgccgctgcgcaaaataagtacacctcaaattaattagcctccaccgtgcaaatgaatgattgaaatcaaaggaaggatatctacgcggatgacttacaggggatgataaggcacgagaatcgcctccttgtccttattagcgagcatgaaattggtgatgtattccctcgcgtattcgCGGTGCTctacgcagactcccaagaagccctcatgcatgaagtacgggtcagcgacacagatatgaggtatctgctcaatcccgatgaggtagttcatgtgcaaggcataaaggcggagaaacgtaaaatccagcttcttcaagtgaaacatgtcgaagatgtaatcgaatcgaaggaagaacctctccgcggggaatgtgtcgacgtacgacaattgccgcgacacgttaaccacgtagagtgagtATCCTGGAtttttgaggcgatgaggcctttctctatctgcagcacatcgtcatgaagtctccttaaatcgccgaatctggcccctagcactgcttcaggtaggattggttgaccggggatatgccattttgctgaggcggctggatcatagaagcagttttttgcctttcctcggtctcttcctagacttctttatgaccggaaggttgtccataatacgttcagactccggaggcggcaattcagacaccgactcatgatgctcaaatcctaagtaggcgccagtattgacatactctttagtgtcatcgtcatcctcatcctcatccatggtgatgtcaccagcgactaatggagcctcttcctcacctctctgctatcacccagcacgacagccgatgctaattgggtaggtgaggTGTTTatgttcatacctaactgcgtgctcgtgggtgtgctcccggacaCCTCCAGATGAAGTAGACTCTttagccacaacaggacccacccattgcaacaatcaccaagtcgCCACGAGGTCTCATCGTCATCCCCCACCAGTaccagaggagccaaattctcgtggcccggtttgacactggccacggaaaccttgaagacgtctggggggatcggccggctgtggaacaatggttccttcggctccattatcgtcgccttccccacgtccaccttctggttgccgatggtgtacaatatggtgcacggggtttcgttggcctgcaaagaaaagttttCGACGTGAGACATCAGAAAGGTAATGAAAATggaagattatacatttattgaagggggccggtgtgacagataccgtgagagcgtcgagctcagccaaagatgaagcaccgccgagcacgtccggtgccggagcaggtgcgggagcaggtgcaggagccggtggagctgcaggtgctggtgcaacgctagtcgagcttctCCCgaggaagtcagcaaggggaaagtccgctgcattttttccAGGATTTTGTCTGCTCCAATtaaaaacggccggaaccaaggtagtagacatatctacaagcacctgttttgcggcagctaccgttgttgcgactgtctcagatgatttcttttcaatcgcaatctcaaccttcttatcgatgttttcttcagttaacccccgtctttcctttctctcctctgtggtctcacagtagtacttcttccacgtggcgccgtctccgacaccatgcatgtgtccatacgacggtcgagtctccaccgggagtcttttcaatatgttcaacgcccagttgaatggagtgtcccacttgggcctcgccaacgcctcagatggcgagtcgctttcggtcgcaatcctgtgctgctctctccgcagaaggcacaaggatcgttaacaaatatgactaacatgcattcgaattgatcagaaactaaattaccagcagtctcatgaactccgtcgtgatcgtgttcgtctcgaaaaccttcttcactgggtcccaacgatgTCGGGCCCTGAGGACATCACGCTCctacgggacggtgaactccgccaaggggtctgggatgcccagactcgcgacttttgcgtcctccttggcccatatggacctcttcccgctgTAACCaaagcttccgaggtggtggcacccaatgttcttctcttgaagccccttcatgtacttcgatttttttggcagcttcggcctcgcaagccgccttgaatatttgaaagtgcTCTGCCGtggttgtcggattatcctttacaatctcggagtagggttccttttcgtTGACGATCTGATATTTCACCCTTGATTTCCAggaggccaacgcgtcgctaaacttggtcatggcgtgtttgtttatcttcttcattgtcgggtccttatctggatctttataatccttttcattccggcccagaaacaagaatatctggtgcatattctttaggagggagggcctcatattatctatcttgtttagtttctcatcgttgacggtggcggttgtccgtatgatgcagcctatttgattgttgtAGCACGCGCACGCTTCCTCAGGCACATTTGGATCAaaagtgccatcgtccacctccgtgaccaccaatcTAGTAGTCCCGAGCttgttaggaagtcgttgcctctttgctttcgggttTATACCGGCTTTGctagtctcggcgccggtctcagtctcagcgccggtctcgatgccggtctcagtctcagcaccggtctcagtctcagtgccggtctcgatgtcggtctcagTCTCCGATGTGACAGGTGGACCCAGCAACATCAACTGTTGATCGTCGGCTTCCCACAAATTTTCTCTGCCGCCAGGTACACGTTGTCGCAGTCACCAGAACCCC
The Triticum dicoccoides isolate Atlit2015 ecotype Zavitan chromosome 3A, WEW_v2.0, whole genome shotgun sequence genome window above contains:
- the LOC119273127 gene encoding putrescine hydroxycinnamoyltransferase 1-like encodes the protein MAWLDGVDDRRLQVIWNGIDGRAYRVRHTHQVGLAQVLHTVEELVGAAAGHHCTAPVQAIILFGRKAIKGECESKSSRPVSLPLVSSSVLTQPAELSRRKMGVVDQQEVEVVESCMVKPSEETPSHGLWLSQLDLKMVNRGHTPNVYFYSPDSGDVDNFFDVARLKAAMAKALVPFYPLAGRLGADGDGRPEIDCAGQGVLFVVARSDLTVDGFVDFQPSPELRRLFVPRVEDSPSIMCAIQVTFMGCGGVALGTALHHVAIDAVSAVHFFQTWSGFCRDGDAAAAVLELPCHDRTLLCARSPPVVHPDALTVFSCPKLSLAVSAEPSGAVVNKIFVLSKDQVAALKRACTSGGDGGRVSTFCAVSAQVWRSFCTAGRLPTDATTRLTFPANIRGALRPPLPARYFGNGIIVLGAACKVRDIESEELGSVAHRISGAVRRMDDELVRSAIDYLEIHGSKQPPSSMPETELRVVSWLGMPVYDTDFGWGKPLVMHRAVQQRAGMVYLMDGVSGSGGVRILVSTEAAILNDFQHLLYANF